Proteins encoded by one window of Clostridium cagae:
- a CDS encoding peptidase U32 family protein, producing MRKPEILAPAGNLEKLKIAIDFGADAVYLGGGKLNLRAFSNNFTNEEMAEGIKYCHDRDKKVYVTLNVFARNPDLKGAGEYIKSLYDLGVDAIIVADPSLIAIAKEAAPDLELHLSTQANTVNWVATKFWHDLGVKRVVLARELTFNEIRTITSNIPEDCDIEAFVHGSMCIAYSGRCLISNYMLGRDSNKGVCSNACRYKYHLMEETRPGEYYPVVEDENGTYIMNSKDLCMINYIPELVQSGIYSFKIEGRMKSEFYVASVVKAYREALDAYWEDPENYKFKEEWMDTLNKISHRKYHTGFFLGKMGEQNYEESSYVRDYDIVGMVKSYDPETKIATILQKNRVFENDEVEVLRPHIPYFNVKLLDMFDAEKNVKTDVANRAHMTFTVKVDEPLQENDMLVKSNKVLSL from the coding sequence ATGAGAAAACCAGAAATTCTAGCACCAGCTGGAAATTTAGAAAAATTAAAAATTGCAATAGACTTTGGAGCAGATGCTGTATATTTAGGAGGCGGAAAACTAAATTTAAGAGCATTTTCAAATAATTTCACTAATGAAGAAATGGCAGAAGGAATAAAATATTGTCACGATAGAGATAAAAAAGTATATGTTACTTTAAATGTTTTTGCAAGAAATCCGGATTTAAAAGGGGCAGGAGAATATATTAAAAGCTTATATGATTTAGGTGTGGATGCAATCATTGTAGCAGATCCATCATTAATTGCCATAGCAAAAGAAGCTGCTCCAGATCTTGAACTACATTTAAGTACTCAAGCAAATACTGTTAACTGGGTAGCGACTAAGTTTTGGCATGATTTAGGAGTAAAAAGAGTTGTATTAGCAAGAGAATTGACTTTTAATGAAATTAGAACAATAACATCTAATATTCCAGAAGATTGTGATATAGAAGCATTTGTTCATGGGTCAATGTGTATAGCATATTCAGGTAGATGTTTAATATCTAACTATATGCTTGGAAGAGATTCTAATAAAGGGGTATGTTCAAATGCATGTAGATATAAATATCATCTTATGGAAGAAACAAGACCAGGTGAATATTATCCAGTAGTTGAAGATGAAAATGGTACATATATAATGAATTCTAAAGATTTATGTATGATTAACTATATACCAGAACTTGTACAAAGTGGAATATACTCATTTAAAATAGAAGGTAGAATGAAAAGCGAATTTTATGTGGCTTCTGTTGTAAAAGCATATAGAGAAGCACTAGATGCTTATTGGGAAGATCCAGAAAATTATAAATTTAAAGAAGAGTGGATGGATACATTAAATAAAATAAGCCATAGAAAATATCATACTGGATTCTTCTTAGGTAAAATGGGAGAACAAAATTATGAAGAGTCATCTTATGTAAGAGATTATGATATTGTAGGTATGGTTAAATCATATGATCCTGAAACTAAGATAGCTACAATACTTCAAAAAAATAGAGTGTTTGAAAATGACGAAGTAGAAGTGTTAAGACCTCACATTCCGTATTTTAATGTTAAACTTTTAGATATGTTTGATGCAGAAAAGAATGTAAAAACTGATGTAGCTAATAGAGCACATATGACATTTACAGTAAAAGTTGATGAGCCATTACAAGAAAATGATATGTTAGTAAAATCTAATAAAGTACTTTCTTTATAA
- a CDS encoding penicillin-binding transpeptidase domain-containing protein, which produces MLQVHPSEKVQVSYQNHQMENISNIKYMILDTNGKDLMKYNKKYVLVVDIKPFSLNNYEETLEDLMALNFIMKSENPDFNYSEIMKAQGKIYYNISEETYNKINKLKNIKGIYTYISDEVDTKKAWSVSSFLANILDETQVEGSLQENLQGYLKNNDLPKKNFYLDDKSVYAKETVNISDDNNNLKLTIDKDMEDKIRNILEKEEYKYLKNVGVSIIESDTGKVRVLVQKDESEANINLGIQEIGYEPGSIYKIITLASALEMGLVNVNDTFNCNGNICREHHGKLTVKNSLVRSCNDIFAKIGSLVGYDKLMEYSKEQGLYNRVLNLEGENKNETCGIQPKEDAGMNNISIGQCMNVSPVQMLGAINTVVNNGVYVKPYIVESILDKNDNVVKEFKGDEKKIYSEITSRLVKDAMKEVVVRGTGIKAYIADLDIGGKTGSATASDGNTHGWFSGYFKFNNKTYTMVVFIPNIELQNLETNVELGGGDTAAPIFKDIVKTLNNK; this is translated from the coding sequence ATGTTACAGGTACATCCATCAGAAAAAGTACAGGTATCTTATCAAAATCATCAAATGGAGAATATAAGTAATATAAAATATATGATCTTAGATACTAATGGAAAAGATTTGATGAAGTATAATAAAAAATATGTTTTAGTTGTTGATATTAAGCCTTTTAGTTTGAATAATTATGAGGAAACACTAGAAGATTTAATGGCTTTAAATTTTATAATGAAATCTGAAAATCCAGATTTTAATTATTCAGAAATAATGAAAGCACAAGGAAAGATTTATTATAATATTTCAGAAGAAACTTATAATAAAATAAATAAACTTAAAAATATAAAAGGAATTTACACATATATATCTGATGAGGTAGATACAAAAAAAGCTTGGAGTGTTAGTAGTTTTTTAGCAAATATACTAGATGAAACCCAAGTTGAAGGGTCGTTGCAAGAAAATCTTCAAGGATATTTAAAAAATAATGATTTACCTAAAAAGAATTTTTATTTAGATGATAAGTCTGTATATGCTAAAGAAACAGTTAATATAAGTGATGACAACAACAATTTAAAGTTAACTATTGATAAAGATATGGAAGATAAAATAAGAAATATTCTTGAAAAAGAAGAATATAAATATTTAAAAAATGTTGGAGTAAGCATTATAGAAAGTGATACTGGAAAGGTAAGGGTTTTAGTCCAAAAGGATGAAAGTGAAGCTAATATAAATTTAGGTATCCAAGAAATAGGATATGAACCTGGATCAATATATAAAATAATAACATTGGCTTCAGCTTTAGAAATGGGGTTAGTAAACGTAAATGATACCTTCAACTGTAATGGAAACATATGCAGAGAGCATCATGGAAAATTAACTGTGAAAAATTCATTGGTAAGATCATGTAATGATATATTTGCTAAAATTGGTTCTTTAGTAGGATATGATAAGTTAATGGAATATTCCAAAGAGCAGGGTTTATATAATAGAGTTTTAAACTTGGAAGGAGAAAATAAAAATGAAACCTGTGGAATACAACCTAAAGAAGATGCAGGAATGAACAATATATCAATAGGTCAATGTATGAATGTTTCTCCAGTTCAAATGTTGGGAGCTATAAATACTGTAGTTAATAATGGCGTGTATGTAAAGCCTTATATTGTAGAAAGTATTTTAGATAAAAATGACAATGTAGTAAAGGAATTTAAAGGTGATGAAAAAAAAATTTATAGTGAAATAACATCAAGACTTGTAAAAGATGCAATGAAAGAGGTTGTAGTAAGAGGTACAGGAATAAAAGCATATATAGCAGATTTAGATATAGGCGGAAAAACAGGTTCAGCTACAGCTAGTGATGGAAACACACATGGATGGTTTTCAGGGTATTTTAAATTTAATAACAAAACATATACTATGGTAGTATTTATACCCAATATAGAATTACAAAATTTAGAGACTAATGTTGAACTTGGTGGCGGAGATACAGCTGCTCCTATATTTAAAGATATAGTTAAAACATTAAATAATAAATAA
- the sigK gene encoding RNA polymerase sporulation sigma factor SigK, whose product MFVLNGFIELICNSLFLTGYISSGNTFPNPLNESEEEEYLKRLKDGDKTAKGVLIERNLRLVAHIVKKYSFPNKDVDELISIGTVGLIKAIDSFDSGKGTRLATYASRCIENEILMLFRNNKKQKSEVYLQDPIGVDKEGNEICLIDILSSDNDSVLEKVESNLQIKDLYKKIKDSLTKRESTILIMRYGLIDGNRKTQREIAGTLGISRSYVSRIEKKALKKLKKELFGKI is encoded by the coding sequence GTGTTTGTATTAAATGGTTTCATAGAATTGATATGTAATTCGCTATTTTTAACAGGATATATAAGTAGTGGAAATACATTTCCCAACCCGCTTAATGAAAGTGAAGAGGAAGAATACTTAAAAAGACTTAAAGATGGAGATAAGACAGCTAAGGGTGTTTTAATTGAAAGAAACTTAAGACTGGTAGCACATATAGTGAAAAAATACTCTTTTCCTAATAAAGATGTAGATGAATTAATCTCTATTGGAACTGTTGGATTAATTAAAGCAATTGATTCGTTTGATTCTGGTAAAGGTACTAGACTTGCTACTTATGCCTCTAGGTGCATAGAAAATGAAATCTTAATGTTGTTTAGAAATAATAAAAAACAAAAAAGTGAAGTATATCTGCAAGATCCTATTGGAGTAGATAAAGAAGGAAATGAAATTTGTCTTATCGATATATTAAGTAGTGATAATGATTCTGTTTTAGAAAAAGTAGAGAGTAACCTACAAATTAAAGATCTATACAAAAAAATCAAAGATTCTTTAACCAAAAGAGAAAGTACAATACTTATAATGAGATATGGATTGATAGATGGAAACAGAAAAACTCAAAGGGAGATAGCAGGGACTTTAGGAATTTCACGTTCGTATGTATCTAGAATAGAAAAAAAAGCTTTGAAAAAACTAAAAAAAGAATTATTTGGTAAGATATAA
- a CDS encoding type IV pilus twitching motility protein PilT, producing the protein MTNIDKLIKSIDLSNVSDIHISSGLPPMIRIDGNLKSASNLAINHETVSQYIRELAPERFEEFLEEGDIDFKYQPEGMGNFRVNAYKCKGNYSICLRVIKQRIPKISDITNAQILKEFTKLNDGLVLVTGPTGSGKSTTLAAMINEINNTKEKHIITLEDPIEYIYDNNRSIINQREVGQDTKSYVMGLRAALRQDPDVILIGEMRDIETIEVALRAAQTGHLVFSTLHTMGAANSIYRIINSFDNKEQNEIKVQLSSLLRGVVSQVLLPNATGVGRTAALEIMTCTTSIKNLIREGNYEQIDSFIQMGSKYGMQTIDMDLKRLVNENMIVKEEYIKWKSNNN; encoded by the coding sequence ATGACCAATATCGACAAACTGATAAAAAGTATTGATTTAAGTAATGTTTCTGATATTCATATTTCTTCTGGGTTACCTCCAATGATCAGAATAGATGGCAATTTAAAAAGTGCTAGTAACTTAGCAATTAATCATGAAACAGTATCTCAATATATTAGAGAACTAGCACCGGAAAGATTTGAAGAATTTTTAGAAGAAGGGGATATCGATTTTAAGTATCAACCTGAAGGCATGGGGAATTTTAGAGTTAATGCATATAAGTGTAAAGGTAATTATTCTATTTGTTTAAGAGTAATAAAACAACGTATACCTAAAATTAGTGACATAACAAATGCACAAATATTAAAGGAGTTTACAAAGCTGAATGATGGATTAGTATTAGTAACTGGTCCTACAGGATCAGGTAAGAGTACAACACTAGCAGCTATGATAAATGAAATTAACAATACAAAAGAGAAACATATAATTACATTAGAAGATCCTATTGAATATATATATGATAATAATAGATCAATAATAAATCAAAGAGAAGTTGGTCAAGATACTAAGAGTTATGTTATGGGACTAAGAGCTGCATTAAGACAAGATCCAGATGTTATATTAATTGGGGAAATGAGAGATATTGAGACAATAGAAGTAGCATTAAGAGCAGCTCAAACAGGTCACTTGGTATTTTCAACACTTCATACAATGGGGGCTGCTAATAGTATCTATAGAATAATTAACTCTTTTGATAATAAAGAACAAAATGAAATAAAAGTACAACTTTCTTCATTGTTGAGAGGAGTTGTATCACAAGTTTTATTACCTAATGCTACCGGTGTTGGAAGAACTGCAGCACTAGAAATTATGACATGTACTACAAGTATAAAGAATTTAATAAGAGAGGGAAATTACGAACAAATCGATAGTTTTATTCAAATGGGATCCAAGTATGGAATGCAAACCATTGATATGGATTTGAAAAGATTAGTTAATGAAAATATGATAGTTAAAGAAGAGTATATAAAGTGGAAATCAAATAATAATTAA
- a CDS encoding cell division FtsA domain-containing protein has translation MQEEIIASVDFGSKKLSASLAVKKDEEDMQILGVKYCKSKGIEKGIIKDTDKCREVLKTLLKDLEDKTGRKIKNISAGISTRNIRITEVTVSISLIEGIARKEDIKEALKKARNATSISDNEILIDTLINFYILDGKVLHRDILNWRGNKLDVNLTLIIGLKDEITKYYEIFEGTNYKLSTIKLNILCGNQIFLTEDDVGDKVLVDIGAGNIDMAIFSNGIPKYIGSIPLGGSNISKDLAICGELSFAEAENIKIIYSSNYETLYKDNKIADEIEVGALKISKSLFYEVINARIEEILNYINRELKNTGHYDRICSIILYGSGLNYFENISNFVNDILKIPATVITKDELGIKNPENITSLAVVKEVYDNLDLISYEYKNSQQVNDIVISKNEEEKLENKTSKSVLKKVRDFLEGIF, from the coding sequence ATGCAAGAAGAAATAATTGCATCAGTAGACTTTGGAAGTAAGAAGCTATCAGCTTCTCTTGCAGTAAAAAAAGATGAAGAGGATATGCAAATACTTGGTGTTAAGTACTGTAAATCCAAAGGAATTGAAAAAGGAATAATTAAAGATACTGACAAGTGTCGAGAAGTTTTGAAAACTCTTTTAAAAGATTTAGAAGATAAAACTGGTAGGAAGATAAAAAATATTTCAGCAGGGATATCAACAAGAAATATTAGAATAACTGAAGTCACTGTTTCCATTTCATTAATAGAGGGAATCGCTAGAAAAGAAGATATAAAAGAGGCATTAAAAAAAGCTAGAAACGCTACTTCTATTAGTGATAATGAAATTCTAATTGATACTTTGATTAATTTTTATATCTTGGATGGAAAAGTTCTACATAGAGATATATTAAATTGGCGAGGGAATAAATTAGATGTAAATTTAACTTTAATAATAGGGTTAAAAGATGAAATTACTAAGTATTATGAAATTTTTGAAGGCACTAATTATAAGTTATCTACTATAAAATTAAATATATTGTGTGGTAATCAGATATTTTTAACTGAGGATGATGTAGGCGATAAAGTTTTGGTAGATATAGGTGCAGGTAATATAGATATGGCTATATTTAGTAATGGAATTCCTAAATATATTGGTAGTATACCTTTAGGTGGAAGTAATATTTCTAAAGATTTAGCAATTTGTGGAGAACTTTCATTTGCGGAAGCTGAAAATATAAAAATAATTTATTCTAGTAATTATGAAACTTTGTATAAAGATAATAAAATAGCGGACGAAATAGAAGTTGGGGCACTAAAGATATCAAAATCATTATTTTATGAAGTTATTAATGCTAGAATTGAAGAAATACTAAATTATATCAATAGAGAGTTAAAAAACACTGGTCATTATGATAGAATTTGTAGTATAATTCTATATGGTAGTGGATTAAATTATTTTGAGAATATAAGCAATTTCGTTAATGATATTTTGAAAATTCCAGCTACAGTTATAACAAAAGATGAGTTGGGGATAAAAAATCCTGAGAATATAACCTCTTTAGCTGTAGTCAAGGAAGTTTATGATAATTTAGATTTAATTTCATATGAGTATAAGAATTCACAACAGGTTAATGATATTGTTATAAGTAAGAATGAAGAAGAAAAATTAGAAAACAAAACAAGTAAGAGTGTTTTAAAGAAAGTCAGAGATTTTTTAGAGGGAATTTTCTAA
- the ftsZ gene encoding cell division protein FtsZ, translating into MLDFDGDIQELTNIKVIGCGGGGSNAVNRMIVEGLRNVEFIAINTDKQALMLSHADQKIQIGEKLTKGLGAGANPEIGKKAAEESKEEISAAIKGANMVFITAGMGGGTGTGAAPIVAEIAKSMEILTVGVVTKPFPFEGKRRMRHAEMGIETLKQKVDTLVIIPNERLLRMADKKTTLLDSFKLADDVLRQGVQAISDLITITGVINADFADIKAVMLNKGLAHMGVGFGSGDNRTQDAVHQAISSPLLETSIEGATDVIINFTGGVDLGALEVYDAADVVREAVDPDANIIVGAVIDETLNEEIRITVIATGFEVPNNNIAPSEVINKVNQIQREEVPQPKAATSEVAATVEKPKQENNFDDDDLLDIPVFLRRTKKH; encoded by the coding sequence TTGTTAGATTTTGATGGGGATATTCAAGAATTAACTAATATAAAAGTAATAGGCTGCGGAGGTGGCGGTAGTAATGCTGTAAATCGAATGATAGTTGAAGGTTTAAGAAATGTAGAATTTATAGCAATTAATACAGATAAGCAAGCATTAATGCTTTCACATGCAGATCAAAAAATTCAAATTGGAGAAAAGTTAACAAAAGGCTTAGGCGCTGGAGCTAACCCTGAAATAGGTAAAAAAGCGGCAGAAGAAAGTAAAGAAGAAATTTCAGCTGCAATAAAGGGTGCTAATATGGTATTTATAACTGCAGGAATGGGTGGCGGAACTGGAACAGGTGCTGCTCCGATAGTTGCAGAAATAGCTAAGTCTATGGAAATATTAACTGTAGGTGTAGTTACAAAGCCTTTTCCATTTGAAGGTAAGAGACGAATGAGACATGCTGAAATGGGTATAGAAACATTAAAACAAAAAGTAGATACATTGGTGATTATTCCAAATGAAAGACTGCTTAGAATGGCAGATAAGAAGACTACATTATTAGATTCATTTAAATTAGCTGATGATGTTTTAAGACAAGGTGTACAAGCAATTTCTGACCTAATCACTATTACTGGTGTAATTAATGCGGATTTTGCAGATATAAAGGCAGTTATGCTTAATAAAGGATTAGCTCATATGGGTGTTGGTTTTGGAAGTGGAGACAATAGAACTCAAGATGCAGTTCATCAAGCAATTTCATCTCCATTATTAGAAACATCAATTGAAGGTGCAACAGATGTTATAATAAACTTTACAGGCGGAGTTGATTTAGGTGCATTAGAAGTTTATGATGCAGCTGATGTTGTACGTGAAGCAGTGGATCCTGATGCTAATATAATCGTTGGTGCAGTGATTGATGAAACACTTAATGAAGAAATCAGAATTACTGTTATAGCTACAGGATTTGAAGTTCCTAACAATAATATTGCTCCTTCAGAAGTGATAAATAAGGTTAATCAAATTCAAAGAGAAGAGGTACCACAACCTAAGGCTGCTACATCAGAAGTTGCAGCAACAGTTGAAAAACCTAAACAAGAAAATAATTTTGATGATGATGATCTATTAGATATACCTGTTTTCTTAAGAAGAACTAAAAAGCATTAA
- a CDS encoding sigma-E processing peptidase SpoIIGA codes for MEVYIDILILENFIINLFLMILTMKILKYKVKDILLICSGFIGALYTIVLLFPKLNVLTSFPCRVIVLYIMIKISYGKKGFINIIKAMGIFLLLTFTLSGLCFLFSLNQNEYLLGESFEISKYSMKYLLLGGMIIYMFCNRLIEYAKNKLMVNNFKFSIQFEVSNTMYDIKGFLDTGNELREPVSNLPCILIEKDLIGEINFNSKDVYYIPYSAIGYGGNLKGIKVEAIKIKGEKFYNEVDAIICPCNEKLSKENDFNALLSRGVI; via the coding sequence ATGGAGGTATATATAGATATTTTAATTTTAGAAAATTTTATAATTAATTTATTTCTTATGATACTAACAATGAAAATACTAAAGTATAAAGTTAAAGATATTCTATTAATATGTTCAGGATTTATAGGGGCATTGTATACGATTGTATTATTATTTCCTAAATTGAATGTGTTAACTTCATTTCCTTGTAGAGTAATAGTCTTATATATAATGATTAAGATAAGTTATGGTAAAAAAGGTTTTATTAACATAATTAAAGCAATGGGAATATTTTTATTATTAACATTTACATTAAGTGGATTATGTTTTTTATTTTCACTAAACCAAAATGAATATTTATTAGGAGAAAGTTTTGAAATAAGTAAGTATTCAATGAAGTATTTGCTATTAGGTGGAATGATAATATATATGTTTTGTAATAGATTAATAGAATATGCTAAAAACAAATTAATGGTAAATAATTTTAAGTTTAGTATACAGTTTGAGGTATCTAATACTATGTATGATATAAAAGGATTTTTAGATACTGGCAATGAATTAAGAGAGCCTGTTAGCAATCTTCCATGTATCTTAATAGAAAAGGATCTTATAGGTGAAATTAATTTTAATAGTAAGGATGTCTACTACATACCTTATAGTGCAATTGGATATGGAGGTAATTTAAAGGGAATAAAGGTAGAGGCAATAAAAATAAAAGGTGAAAAATTTTATAATGAAGTAGATGCTATCATATGTCCATGCAATGAAAAATTAAGTAAGGAAAATGATTTTAATGCATTGTTATCAAGAGGAGTAATATAA
- the sigE gene encoding RNA polymerase sporulation sigma factor SigE, translating to MRRVILFLNKLLSRFKLFRRKLYYVGGSDALPPPLSKDEEETLVNNLMHGDESIRSTLIERNLRLVVYIARKFENTGVHVEDLISVGTIGLIKAVNTFNPEKKIKLATYASRCIENEILMYLRRNSKIKAEISFYEPLNIDWDGNELLLSDILGTENDEVYNLIEDEVDKQLLLMALRILNDREKEIVRLRFGLNGTREKTQKEVADMLGISQSYISRLEKKIIRRLKKEISKMI from the coding sequence ATGAGAAGAGTGATTTTATTTTTAAATAAATTGTTATCTAGATTTAAATTATTTAGAAGAAAACTATATTATGTAGGTGGTAGCGATGCACTTCCACCACCATTATCAAAGGATGAAGAAGAAACATTAGTCAATAATCTTATGCATGGAGATGAAAGTATAAGAAGTACCTTAATAGAAAGAAATTTAAGACTAGTTGTTTATATAGCGAGAAAGTTTGAAAATACAGGTGTTCATGTTGAAGATCTAATTTCAGTAGGTACTATTGGATTAATAAAGGCAGTAAATACTTTTAATCCAGAAAAAAAGATTAAATTAGCAACGTACGCATCTAGGTGTATAGAAAATGAAATTCTAATGTATTTAAGGAGAAATAGTAAAATAAAAGCAGAAATTTCATTTTACGAGCCTTTAAATATAGATTGGGATGGAAATGAATTATTGTTATCAGATATTTTAGGTACTGAAAATGATGAAGTATACAATTTAATTGAAGATGAAGTAGATAAGCAACTATTGCTAATGGCACTTAGAATTTTAAATGATAGAGAAAAAGAAATTGTAAGGCTTAGATTTGGACTAAATGGAACAAGAGAAAAAACTCAAAAGGAAGTTGCTGATATGCTTGGAATATCTCAATCTTATATTTCAAGATTGGAGAAAAAAATAATTAGAAGGCTAAAAAAAGAAATAAGTAAAATGATTTAG
- the sigG gene encoding RNA polymerase sporulation sigma factor SigG encodes MIINKVEICGVNTSKLPMLKEKEKKQLLLALKKGDLSARETFIKGNLRLVLSVIQRFNNRGENVDDLFQVGCIGLMKSIDNFDLSQNVKFSTYAVPMIIGEIRRYLRDNNSIRVSRSLRDIAYKALIVRDKFIKDNNKEPTISQIAKELELPREEVVFALDAIQDPVSLFEPIYHDGGDAIFVMDQISDSKNTDESWLENISIKEAMKKLTDREKLILNLRFFRGRTQMEVADEIGISQAQVSRLEKTALKHMRKHV; translated from the coding sequence ATGATTATTAATAAGGTGGAAATATGTGGAGTAAATACTTCTAAACTTCCAATGCTTAAAGAAAAAGAAAAAAAACAACTTCTTTTAGCATTAAAAAAAGGAGATTTAAGTGCTAGAGAAACCTTTATAAAAGGCAACCTAAGATTAGTGCTTAGTGTTATTCAAAGATTTAATAATAGAGGAGAAAACGTTGATGATCTATTTCAAGTAGGATGTATTGGTTTGATGAAATCAATAGATAATTTTGATTTATCACAAAATGTTAAGTTTTCAACCTATGCAGTACCTATGATAATAGGGGAAATTAGAAGATATTTAAGAGACAATAATTCTATAAGAGTTAGTAGATCATTAAGAGATATTGCATATAAGGCATTAATAGTAAGAGATAAATTTATAAAAGATAATAATAAAGAGCCAACAATATCTCAAATCGCAAAAGAACTAGAATTACCAAGAGAAGAAGTTGTATTTGCGTTAGATGCAATACAAGATCCAGTATCTTTATTTGAACCAATCTATCATGATGGTGGAGACGCAATATTTGTTATGGATCAAATAAGTGATTCGAAAAATACCGATGAAAGTTGGCTTGAAAATATATCCATAAAGGAAGCTATGAAAAAGCTAACAGATAGAGAAAAATTAATTTTAAATTTAAGATTTTTTAGGGGAAGAACACAAATGGAAGTTGCAGATGAAATTGGAATTTCTCAAGCACAAGTATCTAGACTAGAAAAAACAGCTTTAAAGCATATGAGAAAGCATGTTTAA
- a CDS encoding YlmC/YmxH family sporulation protein gives MEAEMYSLNAMRSMEIIDISTGRKLGFIKDFKVDCDENKITSLILPSTTMKSWFLKDDEIEIKWNDIVKVGVDVILVKSNNIPEYDSNNG, from the coding sequence ATGGAAGCAGAAATGTATTCACTTAATGCGATGAGATCTATGGAAATAATAGATATATCTACAGGTCGTAAACTTGGTTTTATAAAAGATTTTAAAGTTGATTGTGATGAAAATAAAATAACTTCATTAATTTTACCAAGTACAACCATGAAATCTTGGTTTTTAAAAGATGATGAAATAGAAATTAAGTGGAATGATATAGTAAAAGTTGGAGTTGATGTTATATTAGTTAAATCAAATAATATTCCAGAGTATGATTCTAATAATGGGTAG
- the nrdR gene encoding transcriptional regulator NrdR, whose translation MKCPFCNFEESKVVDSRATDDNTTIRRRRECLNCNKRYTTYEKIEDFPVLVVKKDLARENFNKEKIINGLIIACQKRPVSRKQIEDIAYEIEKSISNRMVTEIASKDIGEMVMDKLKQVDEISYVRFASVYRQFKDINTFLEEIKNLVVN comes from the coding sequence GTGAAATGTCCATTTTGTAATTTTGAAGAAAGCAAAGTTGTTGATTCTAGAGCAACAGATGATAATACTACAATTAGAAGACGAAGGGAATGCTTGAATTGTAATAAGAGATATACTACTTATGAGAAAATAGAGGATTTTCCTGTTTTAGTTGTTAAGAAAGATTTAGCTAGAGAAAACTTTAATAAAGAAAAAATCATTAATGGTCTTATTATTGCTTGTCAAAAAAGACCTGTTTCAAGAAAGCAAATAGAAGATATAGCCTATGAAATAGAAAAATCAATTTCTAATAGAATGGTTACTGAGATTGCATCTAAAGATATAGGTGAAATGGTTATGGATAAGCTTAAACAAGTTGATGAAATATCATATGTTAGATTTGCATCTGTCTATAGACAGTTTAAGGATATAAATACTTTCTTAGAAGAAATTAAAAATCTCGTAGTTAATTAA